One part of the Homo sapiens chromosome 19, GRCh38.p14 Primary Assembly genome encodes these proteins:
- the TMPRSS9 gene encoding transmembrane protease serine 9 isoform X4 yields the protein MVCAGYLDGKVDSCQGDSGGPLVCEEPSGRFFLAGIVSWGIGCAEARRPGVYARVTRLRDWILEATTKASMPLAPTMAPAPAAPSTAWPTSPESPVVSTPTKSMQALSTVPLDWVTVPKLQECGARPAMEKPTRVVGGFGAASGEVPWQVSLKEGSRHFCGATVVGDRWLLSAAHCFNHTKVEQVRAHLGTASLLGLGGSPVKIGLRRVVLHPLYNPGILDFDLAVLELASPLAFNKYIQPVCLPLAIQKFPVGRKCMISGWGNTQEGNATKPELLQKASVGIIDQKTCSVLYNFSLTDRMICAGFLEGKVDSCQGDSGGPLACEEAPGVFYLAGIVSWGIGCAQVKKPGVYTRITRLKGWILEIMSSQPLPMSPPSTTRMLATTSPRTTAGLTVPGATPSRPTPGAASRVTGQPANSTLSAVSTTARGQTPFPDAPEATTHTQLPDCGLAPAALTRIVGGSAAGRGEWPWQVSLWLRRREHRCGAVLVAERWLLSAAHCFDVYGDPKQWAAFLGTPFLSGAEGQLERVARIYKHPFYNLYTLDYDVALLELAGPVRRSRLVRPICLPEPAPRPPDGTRCVITGWGSVREGGSMARQLQKAAVRLLSEQTCRRFYPVQISSRMLCAGFPQGGVDSCSGDAGGPLACREPSGRWVLTGVTSWGYGCGRPHFPGVYTRVAAVRGWIGQHIQE from the exons GGTGACTCAGGAGGACCCCTGGTCTGCGAGGAGCCCTCTGGCCGGTTCTTTCTGGCTGGCATCGTGAGCTGGGGAATCGGGTGTGCGGAAGCCCGGCGTCCAGGGGTCTATGCCCGAGTCACCAGGCTACGTGACTGGATCCTGGAGGCCACCACCAAAGCCAGCATGCCTCTGGCCCCCACCATGGCTCCTGCCCCTGCCGCCCCCAGCACAGCCTGGCCCACCAGTCCTGAGAGCCCTGTGGTCAGCACCCCCACCAAATCGATGCAGGCCCTCAGTACCGTGCCTCTTGACTGGGTCACCGTTCCTAAGCTACAAG AATGTGGGGCCAGGCCTGCAATGGAGAAGCCCACCCGGGTCGTGGGCGGGTTCGGAGCTGCCTCCGGGGAGGTGCCCTGGCAGGTCAGCCTGAAGGAAGGGTCCCGGCACTTCTGCGGAGCAACTGTGGTGGGGGACCGCTGGCTGCTGTCTGCCGCCCACTGCTTCAACCA CACGAAGGTGGAGCAGGTTCGGGCCCACCTGGGCACTGCGTCCCTCCTGGGCCTGGGCGGGAGCCCGGTGAAGATCGGGCTGCGGCGGGTAGTGCTGCACCCCCTCTACAACCCTGGCATCCTGGACTTCGACCTGGCTGTCCTGGAGCTGGCCAGCCCCCTGGCCTTCAACAAATACATCCAGCCTGTCTGCCTGCCCCTGGCCATCCAGAAGTTCCCTGTGGGCCGGAAGTGCATGATCTCCGGATGGGGAAATACGCAGGAAGGAAATG CCACCAAGCCCGAGCTCCTGCAGAAGGCGTCCGTGGGCATCATAGACCAGAAAACCTGTAGTGTGCTCTACAACTTCTCCCTCACAGACCGCATGATCTGCGCAGGCTTCCTGGAAGGCAAAGTCGACTCCTGCCAG gGTGACTCTGGGGGCCCCCTGGCCTGCGAGGAGGCCCCTGGCGTGTTTTATCTGGCAGGGATCGTGAGCTGGGGTATTGGCTGCGCTCAGGTTAAGAAGCCGGGCGTGTACACGCGCATCACCAGGCTAAAGGGCTGGATCCTGGAGATCATGTCCTCCCAGCCCCTTCCCATGTCTCCCCCCTCGACCACAAGGATGCTGGCCACCACCAGCCCCAGGACGACAGCTGGCCTCACAGTCCCGGGGGCCACACCCAGCAGACCCACCCCTGGGGCTGCCAGCAGGGTGACGGGCCAACCTGCCAACTCAACCTTATCTGCCGTGAGCACCACTGCTAGGGGACAGACGCCATTTCCAGACGCCCCGGAGGCCACCACACACACCCAGCTACCAG ACTGTGGCCTGGCGCCGGCCGCGCTCACCAGGATTGTGGGCGGCAGCGCAGCGGGCCGTGGGGAGTGGCCGTGGCAGGTGAGCCTGTGGCTGCGGCGCCGGGAACACCGTTGCGGGGCCGTGCTGGTGGCAGAGAGGTGGCTGCTGTCGGCGGCGCACTGCTTCGACGT CTACGGGGACCCCAAGCAGTGGGCGGCCTTCCTAGGCACGCCGTTCCTGAGCGGCGCGGAGGGGCAGCTGGAGCGCGTGGCGCGCATCTACAAGCACCCGTTCTACAATCTCTACACGCTCGACTACGACGTGGCGCTGCTGGAGCTGGCGGGGCCGGTGCGTCGCAGCCGCCTGGTGCGTCCCATCTGCCTGCCCGAGCCCGCGCCGCGACCCCCGGACGGCACGCGCTGCGTCATCACCGGCTGGGGCTCGGTGCGCGAAGGAG GCTCCATGGCGCGGCAGCTGCAGAAGGCGGCCGTGCGCCTCCTCAGCGAGCAGACCTGCCGCCGCTTCTACCCAGTGCAGATCAGCAGCCGCATGCTGTGTGCCGGCTTCCCGCAGGGTGGCGTGGACAGCTGCTCG GGTGACGCTGGGGGACCCCTGGCCTGCAGGGAGCCCTCTGGACGGTGGGTGCTAACTGGGGTCACTAGCTGGGGCTATGGCTGTGGCCGGCCCCACTTCCCAGGTGTCTATACCCGGGTGGCAGCTGTGAGAGGCTGGATAGGACAGCACATCCAGGAGTGA
- the TIMM13 gene encoding mitochondrial import inner membrane translocase subunit Tim13 → MEGGFGSDFGGSGSGKLDPGLIMEQVKVQIAVANAQELLQRMTDKCFRKCIGKPGGSLDNSEQKCIAMCMDRYMDAWNTVSRAYNSRLQRERANM, encoded by the exons ATGGAGGGCGGCTTCGGCTCCGATTTCGGGGGCTCCGGCAGCGGGAAGCTGGACCCAGGGCTCATAATGGAGCAGGTGAAAGTGCAGATCGCCGTGGCCAACGCGCAGGAGCTGCTGCAG AGGATGACGGACAAGTGTTTCCGGAAGTGTATAGGGAAACCTGGGGGCTCCCTGGACAACTCCGAGCAG AAGTGCATCGCCATGTGCATGGACCGCTACATGGACGCCTGGAACACCGTGTCTCGCGCCTACAACTCGCGGCTGCAGCGGGAACGAGCCAACATGTGA